The Apium graveolens cultivar Ventura chromosome 10, ASM990537v1, whole genome shotgun sequence nucleotide sequence TGAAATGCTTAAAAGAAAATGTTAGATGCAAAACTTCAATATTTTTTAACACAAAACCTAATTATTGAGTATTTTAATAAATATCGTTATCTTCCCTTTTTCTATTTTAACCTAATTATCgagtattttaatattattttaacttaatatactattattaatataaaaaattccttgaaaaaataatattataaaatgaaataaaatatatttgTATGTTTAGTCTATTCAAATTCATCGTagagaataaataaataatattttattcatGATTCACCTACTTTAAAAGCTAAAAACAATTATTTTTGAAACTTAAAAACTTGAACTTGACactaaaatattatataatacttttttaatttattaaaaatttactATTGATCGACAATTTTTTACTCAATAAGCCAAATTATTAGCCCAAATTTTAGGCCCAATTTTAAAGCCCTACAAACCATGTTCAAAACCCTACAATTCTTATAACTATCTCCTAATGTGGTGATGTACGCCTCAATCTCTTCTATCTCTCCAattctcatctctctctctccccaTATTTTTAGCATAGGAGTTGGCATTAGCGGCATAGCTGCCTGCAAGTATTCCAAGTCAAAGGGTTTCATTCCAATTGTGTTCGAGTCTGAGACGAGTGTTGGTGGTGTCTGGAGAAAGACCATTAGTACTACTAGACTCCCGAATCCTAAACAACATTATCAGTTTTCCGATTTTCCATGGCCACCTTCAGTAAAAGAAGAATTTTCATCACAAGTCCAGGTGTTTCAATATCTCGAATCCCATGCTAATCATTTTGATTTGTTGCAACACATCCGCTTTGGATGTCTGGTTGTGAGCATCAGATACGATGGTCCATCAGATGAAAAAATACGAGCATGGTCACTCTGGGGTGGTAAAGGCGATCCTAATTTTAACACTAAAGGGAAATGCCATGTCATTGTGAAAGATCAAAAGGCGCTTTCAACTGAGGTAAAAGATTTAAAATCTCCAGCACTAGATTTATGTTTACTATCTGTTTATTTTTATAACTAATTCCTCGATACAGGTTTACCAAGTGAGctttgtgattctttgttttggAAAATTTAGCAGCCTTCCCAACAATCCTGAGTGTCCAAAAGGTAAAGGACCTGATGTGTTTCATGGGAAGGTGATTCACTCTGCAGATTATGCAGCCATGGATCACGCAGACACAACCAATTTGATTAAAGAAAAAAGAGTTGTTGTTGCAGAGCTTCAGAAATCAGCGTGGACCACATTAAAACTACTATGTAAAATCGAGGTAATACTCGTTCTTATCCTACTTAATTTGTCTGTGGTTTGACTCTCAGGGACGGAACATCCATGTACAGTGGTGTACAGGACTGAGCATTGGGGAATCCCATCTTTCCTTCCGATGGGAATTTCTATACCCTTTCCATACGGTAATCGCTTTTCAGAGTTGATGGTTCACAAGCCTGGTGAAAGTTTTGCACTATCTCTCCTGGAATCAACTCTCACCCCGTTGGTAAGGATTGATTACCAAGTGAGCTTTGTGAATCTTTGTTCGCCATTCCCTATAAAGTAGCTCAAGTGGGGGATGATCAGTGGTCGTAACTGAAGAACATTTTTAAGGATTCAAGAGCATGACCGAGGCTGCTTATACGTCCAGAAAGAGGTGCCTTTGAAGATTGAAGCTCAAACCCAGTAGGCTCAGAGGGAGTTAGAAGCAGGATTAATTATAGAAAGTGCTTGTTTGATAATAATTGCCTCTGATCGATTATAAAATTTTGGACCTTCGGTTTTTTCTGTGCGGAGCATCAATTTGcgctatttttttaaaaaaccgGTTTGTTAAAATTGATTGAACTCGGTTGAATTTACGTTGCAACCAAAAATAATTGAAATTAATTTTCGATTGCATATGgtcaaattttaaattttggcagtatttttaaattttttcgaaaaatttaattatttgggcgggattttaaattttttcataatttaattatttaggcgggattttcaaattttaggtgaAAAATTAAATTCGACTGCCCTGAGTTCAATTTCTTCGGTTGAATTTAAGCAGTCTTAAAAATCTGGTCGTAATTAGccggtcgaatttagttaaatacgactGAACTCCTAAATTTGACTCTCTTTATTACAACCAATTCAAAAccggtcgaatttagttaaatatgACCACGCGCGGTCCAATTAAGCTAAATTCGGCCGattttttcggtcgaatttatCCTTTTTTCTTGTAATGAAAATATCTTACCatattatatttttctaaaaaatttcttTAAATTTTTAGCTAATGAAATATTACGAATACAAATATCTATAAATACACAttctcaatattttttaaaaattattttattatattatattatattatacttaTGTAAAAGAAAAGACGAGGGCGGTGATGTGATATCTCTCATATCGTTtcaatttatttttataattttctcaaatttttatattatgacataaataaaaatattaaattcaaTATTGaccaataaataaaataattttacgGTATTAGACTTGTGAATAACGAGAGAGTGACTCATTAGCGTAAACATGTTTAATGAGAGAACggttttttaaaattcttgatttattatatttaataataaatttcaTGACCAATAtcaaataataaaatacaaaaaaaaaatgaaaaattattttagaagGCCGACGCGAAGCGCTGCTTAATAAATAGTTTAACAATAATACCTTTGTCTCTTCGAAAAATCTTAAGTTATGATGAGGTAGTTATAAGGAAAAAATCGATATTCTTTAGACTTCACTATTAAGCTCACATTTTTATGCTTCAACCCATCCCGGTTCTTGAAATTTCAAGTTCAGTTTGATTTTTTTGCACTTAATTTGTAAAAACTGTTGGAGTATGCGGTGAAAATGAATTAGGGGCTGAGATAGTTAATAAATAGTACTTAATACAAATAATATTAAGATATAAAAACTTTTTAATTTATGTTAAAGAAATCCTTTAACCACGTTATTTTGTGTACTCGGCGTCAAAATTTTCATGCAGATTGATGGTAAAAAACATCTTTTGTAAATACAAGTTAAGTCCACGACTAAATGAAACAATGAAGTGTTTCTTCAATGAAACATTGAGGTAGTTAATATCTTGTGTTTGTATAACTTATTTATCGGGCAAAATCTCAAATTGGTCACTGAAGTAAAACTGTAGTATCAAAAATTTGATTCAACTTAAAGGGGTCTCAAGTGTACTATTTTAATAACCGATAATGATGTATCCGTTAGTTTGACCGGTTGACTAGACGGGAAGGTGACGTGGTCAACATTTCTGGGACAGATTGGCTCGGTAGTGTTACGTGGATTGTGAGTCAGACCCGACAATTAGaaataaaacaaaagaaaaatGAAATAACAAAATCACAATTAAAACCCACTATACAGACCCGACACATTCCAAATTAGGGATTAATTTGTTCTATCGGGGTGTGAGAGAAACCCTAAATATCAAATCGAGTGCGGAAACTTGTTCGGGGTTGATTCAAATTGTCTAAAACTGAAGAGGTATGTTCAATCGAATCTTAA carries:
- the LOC141692839 gene encoding putative flavin-containing monooxygenase 1, which produces MYASISSISPILISLSPHIFSIGVGISGIAACKYSKSKGFIPIVFESETSVGGVWRKTISTTRLPNPKQHYQFSDFPWPPSVKEEFSSQVQVFQYLESHANHFDLLQHIRFGCLVVSIRYDGPSDEKIRAWSLWGGKGDPNFNTKGKCHVIVKDQKALSTEVYQVSFVILCFGKFSSLPNNPECPKGTEHPCTVVYRTEHWGIPSFLPMGISIPFPYGNRFSELMVHKPGESFALSLLESTLTPLVRIDYQVSFVNLCSPFPIK